AGCATTTCTAGCTTTTGACTCATAATTTTTACTTTTTTTACTTTAGAAAACCTCGAATCAAAGGTTTTCTGTTATAGTTAGATTTATATTACTTTTCACTTAATTAAAATTCCTGCTAAAACAGCGATTCCAAAACTTAATAAGGTACCTATTAATACGTACTCTGTAAGTTTTCTCTGTTTTGCCTGTGCCAAATCACTAAATCTGAAAACAGATTTTGCGGCAATCATAAAACCTACGCCTTCCCAATGATTGACAACAATAAAAGTGAAGACTAATAAACGTTCTAAAATTCCGATATATTTTCCGGCACTCGATAAAGATTCTGTTTGTATATTTCCTTCTTCTTCCGTTACTGGAGTCCAAGATGATAATAATAGTTTAATGAAAATTGATGCGGGAGTCGTTAAAAATAAAGCGCCCATTGTAATTTTCAAAAAGTCCTGATTTTTAAGAAAATCAAAATTAAATTCACCAAAATAAAGAGAAACTCCACCAATCACAGCAACATGAAGTGCCTGATCGATGAAAAACCAGCTTTTTTTAGTTTGATTATTCTGGAAACTTAGTTTACACGCGTCAATAATGAAATGAGAAATACCCACTAAAACAGCTACCCACCAAAGTTTAAGATCCCAAAGAAAAATAAGACTTAAAACAGTATGAATTAGGACGTGAAAATAGAGGTATGAACTTTTCAGTTTATTGCGCTCTTTATCTGCAACCCAAGAATTTGGCTGAAGAATAAAATCTCCGAGTAAATGTGCCAATATGAGTTGAATAAAAATCATGCTTATAGTTCTGAAATTTTCTTTCTAAAATATTGATTGGTTTCTACGATAAGTTCGTAGTTTGCCCGTTTCAGTCTCTGACTGATTGATGACTGAGAAATTGCAAATTTCTTTGCCAAATCTTCCTGGGTGATATCTTGGTTCATGATCATTTCGTGAATGATTTCAGAAGTAGCCATCGTCCAGTTATCGAAATCTTTAGATGCCCATTTTAATAAAATATTCAGATCTCGGTCTATTGCATCGTTGGAGGTTTTGATGGAAACGGTGTCGCCATCACTCTTCAGGTCATTTAATAATCTTCCGGAGTTTACATACGCAGTACCATTGGATTCTGTGATTTTTTCGGATGAAAAATTCTCCAGCCCAATTCCAATTGCGATTCTAACGTCTAAATTTTCCTGACTTTTTATAAGAGATTTGATAGCTAAGAAATGCCAAAAGACATCATCGATATTACATTTAAACTGAAACTCGTCTCCTCTGTATATTTCCCATACTTGTGGAGCATTCCCCCATTTTTCTAGGAGATTTTTAAGCTTGGTAATCCAAACTTCAGTGTCTGCATGTTGCGAATTAATAATATCACCCGTGATGACCGCTATCATTTTGCAAATATAATCATTATTACTTATAAATAAAATATATAAGTAGATTTGCTTATAATTTTTAAATATTAGCTTTTTTGCTTATAATTCTTTATCGATATTAAAAATAAAAAAAGCTGTAAGCTATGCATATTTAGTTGGCATCATTCTAAGATTGAATAGTGCTGATGTTGACATCAACTACTCTATTGTTGGGTTTTAATTAATTTTATTTTTCCTGTAATCAACTTACAAGTAATTAGTTACAGTCTGAAAAGAAAAAGGTGTTA
The sequence above is a segment of the Chryseobacterium turcicum genome. Coding sequences within it:
- a CDS encoding SatD family protein codes for the protein MIAVITGDIINSQHADTEVWITKLKNLLEKWGNAPQVWEIYRGDEFQFKCNIDDVFWHFLAIKSLIKSQENLDVRIAIGIGLENFSSEKITESNGTAYVNSGRLLNDLKSDGDTVSIKTSNDAIDRDLNILLKWASKDFDNWTMATSEIIHEMIMNQDITQEDLAKKFAISQSSISQRLKRANYELIVETNQYFRKKISEL
- a CDS encoding DUF3307 domain-containing protein, coding for MIFIQLILAHLLGDFILQPNSWVADKERNKLKSSYLYFHVLIHTVLSLIFLWDLKLWWVAVLVGISHFIIDACKLSFQNNQTKKSWFFIDQALHVAVIGGVSLYFGEFNFDFLKNQDFLKITMGALFLTTPASIFIKLLLSSWTPVTEEEGNIQTESLSSAGKYIGILERLLVFTFIVVNHWEGVGFMIAAKSVFRFSDLAQAKQRKLTEYVLIGTLLSFGIAVLAGILIK